Genomic DNA from Pelomicrobium methylotrophicum:
TGCGGCAGGCCCTGGCCACCGAAGCGCGGATCGGCGTCCAGTCCATTCCAGCCGGCTTCGACGAAACGCCGGTACGCTTCGCGAAAGCCCGGCGGCGTGACCACCTGACCGCCCTCGAGCCGGCTGCCGTGCCGGTCGCCGACAACGTTTAAGGGCGCTAGCACTTCAGCAGCGAATTTCGCCGCCTCCTCAAGGATGGCGTCCACGAGATCCGGCGTCACCTCTTCGTAACCGGGCAGCGCCGCCACCGCAGGCAGGCCCGCCAGTTCGTTCAGCACGAAGCGCATGTCCTGGAGGGGGGCAGCGTAGCGGGTCATCGCGACACTCCATTGAAAATTGTGAATCGTGAGCCGCGAGCGGCAAATGACCAGTCGAGGCCAGCTTCAACTTTCATTGCCTGGGCCTGACTGCTTGTCCAGCTCGGCCACGAGCTCAGGCACCGCTTGGAAGAGGTCGGCCACCAGCCCGTAGTCAGCCACCTGGAAGATGGGCGCCTCCGCGTCCTTGTTGATGGCCACGATCACCTTGGCCTCCTTCATGCCGGCGAGATGCTGGATCGCGCCCGAGATGCCCACCGCGATGTAGAGCTCCGGCGCGACGACCTTGCCGGTCTGCCCCACCTGGTAGTCGTTGGGCACGAAACCCGCGTCCACGGCGGCGCGGGAGGCGCCGATGGCGGCGTTCAGCTTGTCGGCCAGGGGCTCGAGCAGTTTTCTGAAGTTCTCCGCGCTCCCGAGACCCCGGCCGCCCGAGACCACGACCCGGGCGGAAGCGAGCTCCGGACGCGCCGAGCGGGTGAGTTCCTGCCCGATCAGGCGGGAAAGGCCCGCATCCGGGGGCGCTTCCACCTCCTCGATGGTGGTGGCCCCGTCCTCCTTGGGTGCGGCCTCGAAAGCGGTGGTGCGCACGGTGACCACTTTGACGGGGTCGGTCGCCTGCACCGTGGCGAACGCGTTACCGGCATAGATGGGCCGCACGAAGGTATCGGGGGACTGCACCGCCACGATGTCGGAAACCTGGGCCACATCCAGCAGCGCCGCCACCCGCGGCATCACGTTCTTGCCGAAGGTGGTGGCGGGCGCCAGCAAGTGGCTGTAGCTCGGGGCGAGCCGGGCGATCAGGGGCGCTAGGTTTTCCGCCAGCATGGTCCCAAGCTGGGGCGCGTCGGCGAGCAGCACCTTGGTCACCCCGCCCACCCTG
This window encodes:
- a CDS encoding electron transfer flavoprotein subunit alpha/FixB family protein; the encoded protein is MAVLVIAEHDGAALKPATLNTVTAAACIDAYVHVLVAGSDCRPIAEAAARVGGVTKVLLADAPQLGTMLAENLAPLIARLAPSYSHLLAPATTFGKNVMPRVAALLDVAQVSDIVAVQSPDTFVRPIYAGNAFATVQATDPVKVVTVRTTAFEAAPKEDGATTIEEVEAPPDAGLSRLIGQELTRSARPELASARVVVSGGRGLGSAENFRKLLEPLADKLNAAIGASRAAVDAGFVPNDYQVGQTGKVVAPELYIAVGISGAIQHLAGMKEAKVIVAINKDAEAPIFQVADYGLVADLFQAVPELVAELDKQSGPGNES